The Nitrosospira lacus genome window below encodes:
- a CDS encoding filamentous haemagglutinin family protein — protein MNNSFKLLWAASAVMQAWSNVAYAIDPASLPTPCAGGACGGGEPPFIGAGQIGHGGMPVINGDTMTVHQLSEQAILNWKDFNIGADKAVVFDQPGVTASTLNRVWGPDASTIAGQLRANGQVYLINQNGVLFADGAQVNVGGLVASTLNIKDSIYLGGLLTGNAGLLDNVNFLPAVFESGAGPTGNVEIKPGAVLATGNGGRIILLAPTVTNQGKITTPDGQIILGAGKTVYLAASSDPALRGLLIEVDAGGLTNSTASNQGMITAERGNITLAGLLVNQSGRLTATTSVNANGSIHLSAGDVSRRAVDDNSNVVPAGFFISNENGSNRLLPNHGGGLTLSNGSVTQVTADTTDTKIITDTQVFLSSAVSLVGKKIDLQGNAAVIAPDGDVSVLAADNPYNRISERNIAKLIPVEPDGSRIYLDSASRIDASGLQGVQLSAERNLIQVELRSNELQDAPLQRDGFLKGKTVTVDLRKGTPLADITPFRNNLGRGISEKLTQAGSISLDSGGDVITQGGSILDVSGGTIQYQQGLDRTTTLLGSDGRIYNIADAPVDINYIGFADGYTEISGKWGTTNIVATSRPVLQAYTEGQSAGTIYVSTPWAALQGALRAHATTGLLQRMEADLPKGGTLVIGEASQEINGGETPDFRARNIVLSQSVPSLLPGFNSSSAVPAESRQSLLLSAALIKQGGFSSLHLFSNDTITLPAATDLRLSASGTFSALATSAINVAGSINILSGEVGLKSRESSVQLAPGTQIDVRGGWINNSPLIFATADNAPLLLDGGKVTLTAFNNVAVGANSQINVSGGGWVDSNNKLTAGKGGSIQLNSAGVDNAGNILGTVEMQGRLLGYGLFDGGTFAVTAPTVRIGGAPSGNTGEFWVDPAAFRQGGFASYSLTGINDVEIVAGTQIRPQMQNWIPDTSYLIRPTGSDISAFSRIGVLDELFRSPVSLALASTSALSRLDLGNLTMGAGASIVTDPGASVSLSARENLKVLGTIDAPAGHISLRVAPGVVVGADDIEEGFVSNQHLLVGSSARLQAGSFAQIRRDSADGLRKGRMLDAGSVVLSANKGNLILESGSLIDVSGTGAEIDQFTTSGVQTIAIAGAGGEISLHAREGITIKGNLLGKAASIPGAAGGNLSIGLDLYDRSQNPNVSISGGAIFFPTQDRILTLTSDPVTSLPTTPANGTARISAQQLQASGFDQIELKSTDVIAIDGSVDLGAKRSLVLDAPVLKGNPGASANLHSAYVALGNVNGKNQPGAGDTLPVRDPEIGDAALTVSARLVDIRGNSTLDGFSTARYHSDGDIRFSYSVIDSTTNFTGSLKTAGNLIFQAAQLYPVTRANFTLNPGGTYVPGTVTFLSNGGSLADTPLSAGSKLSVNATTISQAGVVRAPLGQIAFNATSGVDLQDGSVTSVSGDGKLIPFGNVQNGKSWIYQISDVDSSLISAPVAKQLSLNAPAISIASGARADLSGGGDLYAYEFVAGPGGSQDVLDTRYAAAILPAFSSVTSPSAFAPLDHEYQIGSGVGIGDSVYLSGVPGLAAGYYVLLPARYALLPGAYAISAVKGIQDMPLPALTAALGYQNLPLGTVFAQTDGSSIVAGRTAVAGTDIADSLTSLFHVTPGSIVRTQSQYNDSFSNQFFSETAVSGGMAIPKLAADAGQLQLAATDALLLNGTIGFNTATFVVGKDAKGNAILRDGRGGEVSVEAPSISLVDSLGADDGTLQLQTSGLNSLGAQSLLIGGRRTTSSSGDRLTVGAERVELRNSAAATLLAPEIILAAKQQVIVKSGSSIKSQGTLDNSAGTLQVNGDGALLRVAETPQPNFNRVIEDPSATLLGTLTVEDQARITSTGSVILDAAADSRIASSANIDAHAVALSSSRVSIGDLPTGTSAAGLNLTSTLLSNLSGLTNLAVRSYSTIDLYGSLVLGSIDLDGKPHLDSLHLDGWGLVGHGAGNKLVRAATVNLTNLNQAACTTACAGDSTGSLTIRALDDSGAASGRVFMGEGEKHIAGFSAANIQAAKDIAATGNGTLDLANAGDLQLQAARLGTSTGADQGIANADGKVNIDPAAEAGAALAEAGIGGKLVISGTQISHGGLISVRAGELTLNATGSQSQDDVTLKAGSRIDASGVDKKLGGVSTYAPAGRVNLQSANGNVDIKTAFGLQSPATIDLSGARDAANGDDGGNGSDAGTLSIRAEHGFLALGGNLQASAADGKHQGAFELDVGSLGSYSGLHQSLAAGGFTQSVDARIRTGNVLIAASDTVHAHQYKLSVDQGAITIAGTIDAGGATGGRIEFHANNDVTLTHGAILRADATATGEQGGKVVLGTTAGALDLQTGSQIDVGAGAGGAGGEVLLRVPRIGSGAGDGVVVNGVNSAIQGASATVLEAVQIYRNVDTLTAGSANGATLGFGQIDADIAGFMDHKGAILSALGKTGDGAFHLRPGVEVQSPGNLTIDSDWNLYSASRSGDEPGVLTLRAGGDLIVKGSISDGFATPVPRAALGTGPSWSYRLTAGADISGADPLSVAVSPDGHFILAPGKLIRTGTGDIDVAAAGDVRIGYDNVTDSFTQPNASASVIYTAGEAGPAIDPDLFKIPATRIGTNPANYSIHGGDISIRAGRDITSVPSRQLITDWLWRRGKVNADGTIAANQNTTWWVNFANFQQGVGALSGGDIAIKADNNINNLSAVIPTNGRLAGVAGSVPDPANLVIQGGGDLTVLAGGDINSGVFQVDRGHALINAGGSLGSARAIKDTAAGASLDPSPIYTLLVLGDGEIDVRARKDAVLEGALNAAALPVSKINTSRNLGALSAFGDNSNIDATFFYTYSAASKLNLASIAGDLTLNNSSNSIKSSLPAGAGALSLNAAIFPDLNFLIYPASLDAIALSGNVQVNETRLFPSAAGSLNLLADGNIDLGGIVQIYESDPARVANPFQPVALLKAAGKSPIPGGSAEIHLDTAARPLIPLHKNDHEPIRVVAETGSIFGNSQPIFLPKQAQFIAGKDISNLNLDGKNLNAGDLTLFQAGRDIVFDIRQDASSNKLLGNPDRIRVGGPGLLEILAGRNLDLGNSAGITTRGSTDDARLPAGGAGIVAAAGLGSQATGGLRLPAYAAFIDRYLVAGNAQSGAHPAALTAYMKQLTSQDDLTDAQALAAFRALPDPQKLPFVSQVLYSELRTTGLEHNLTGVPYDRGYDAIQTLFPGSDYAGDINLFFSQIKTEQNGDISLLAPGGSVVVGLTNPPAELAALKIDESVRPNIPAAANLGIMAFGEGAIRAFAKEHFTVNRSRILTLQGGDILLWSSDGNIDAGRGAKTASAAPPPVIQTDANGNVFVNPSGVVSGSGIGQLLTTARTTVGSVDLLAPRGIVDAGDAGIRVAGNLNVAAVQVVGADNIRVGGVATGTPVSDSGVLAGAAAAGSSVAAAATRSVDQMSRDVANNPNAGLSNTRQLMPSLIRVEVLGLGE, from the coding sequence TTGAACAACAGTTTCAAATTGCTGTGGGCAGCCAGTGCGGTGATGCAGGCATGGTCGAATGTGGCATATGCCATCGATCCCGCTTCTCTGCCGACGCCATGCGCGGGCGGCGCATGCGGGGGCGGCGAACCCCCCTTCATCGGCGCCGGCCAGATCGGGCATGGTGGCATGCCCGTCATCAATGGCGATACCATGACGGTACACCAGTTGAGCGAACAGGCCATTCTCAATTGGAAAGATTTTAATATCGGCGCCGACAAGGCGGTGGTCTTTGACCAGCCGGGCGTAACCGCGTCCACCCTGAACCGCGTCTGGGGCCCGGACGCCAGCACGATTGCCGGACAATTGAGGGCAAACGGTCAAGTTTACCTGATCAACCAGAACGGCGTACTTTTTGCCGACGGCGCACAGGTAAACGTCGGCGGGTTGGTCGCCTCAACACTCAATATCAAGGATTCAATTTATCTTGGCGGATTGCTCACAGGCAACGCGGGCTTACTGGATAATGTCAATTTCCTTCCCGCAGTATTTGAAAGTGGAGCAGGTCCCACCGGAAACGTTGAAATCAAGCCGGGAGCCGTTCTCGCCACCGGCAACGGCGGGCGCATCATACTGCTGGCGCCCACGGTCACCAATCAGGGAAAGATCACCACACCCGACGGTCAAATCATATTGGGGGCGGGTAAAACCGTCTATCTCGCCGCCAGCAGCGACCCTGCGCTACGCGGACTGCTGATCGAAGTGGATGCGGGCGGATTAACCAATTCAACCGCCAGCAACCAGGGAATGATCACAGCGGAACGCGGCAACATTACCTTGGCAGGACTGCTGGTGAACCAGTCCGGCCGCCTGACCGCGACGACTTCGGTAAATGCCAACGGTTCCATCCACTTGTCAGCAGGAGATGTTTCGCGGCGTGCCGTAGATGACAATAGTAACGTTGTTCCAGCCGGTTTTTTCATTTCGAATGAAAACGGCAGCAATCGATTATTGCCGAATCATGGCGGCGGCTTGACTCTGTCGAATGGCAGCGTAACCCAGGTCACCGCCGATACGACGGACACCAAGATCATCACCGATACGCAGGTTTTCCTGTCGTCGGCAGTATCATTGGTAGGCAAGAAAATAGACCTGCAGGGAAACGCCGCGGTTATCGCGCCGGACGGCGACGTCAGTGTATTGGCGGCAGACAACCCTTACAACCGTATTTCTGAACGGAATATTGCCAAGCTGATACCCGTCGAGCCCGACGGCAGCCGCATCTACCTGGACAGCGCCAGCCGCATTGACGCTTCCGGGTTGCAAGGCGTGCAGCTTTCCGCAGAGCGCAACCTGATTCAGGTAGAGTTGCGCTCGAACGAGTTGCAGGATGCGCCTTTGCAACGCGACGGCTTCCTGAAAGGTAAAACGGTCACGGTCGATCTGCGCAAAGGCACCCCGTTAGCGGATATCACTCCGTTCCGTAATAATCTGGGACGCGGGATTTCCGAAAAACTGACGCAGGCTGGCAGCATTTCGCTCGATTCGGGCGGTGACGTGATCACCCAAGGCGGCTCGATCCTTGATGTCTCCGGCGGTACTATCCAGTATCAACAGGGACTCGATCGCACCACGACCCTGCTGGGCAGCGATGGCAGGATTTATAACATTGCCGATGCGCCCGTCGACATCAACTACATAGGGTTCGCCGATGGGTATACGGAGATTTCCGGCAAATGGGGCACCACTAACATCGTGGCAACGTCCCGCCCGGTATTGCAGGCATATACAGAAGGGCAATCCGCCGGGACGATCTATGTAAGCACGCCATGGGCGGCGCTGCAAGGGGCGCTGCGGGCGCATGCAACCACGGGACTGTTGCAGCGCATGGAGGCCGACCTGCCCAAGGGTGGCACGCTGGTGATTGGCGAAGCCAGCCAGGAAATAAATGGTGGGGAAACACCGGATTTTCGCGCCCGGAATATCGTATTAAGCCAGTCGGTACCCAGCTTGCTGCCGGGATTTAATTCCAGCAGCGCGGTGCCGGCAGAATCCCGGCAAAGTCTGCTGCTATCGGCTGCTTTAATCAAGCAGGGAGGGTTCTCCAGCCTGCACCTGTTCAGCAACGACACGATCACTTTGCCAGCTGCCACGGATTTGCGGCTGTCGGCCAGCGGGACATTTTCCGCGCTGGCAACCTCAGCCATCAATGTGGCTGGCAGCATCAATATCCTTTCAGGAGAAGTCGGTCTGAAGAGCCGGGAGAGCAGCGTTCAACTGGCGCCCGGCACGCAAATCGACGTCCGAGGCGGATGGATCAACAATTCTCCGCTTATTTTCGCAACGGCAGATAATGCGCCTCTATTGCTCGATGGCGGAAAAGTGACTTTGACTGCCTTTAATAATGTGGCAGTCGGCGCCAACAGCCAGATCAATGTTTCCGGTGGCGGGTGGGTGGACAGCAATAATAAATTGACTGCAGGAAAGGGCGGAAGTATCCAGTTGAACTCGGCAGGTGTTGATAACGCCGGCAATATACTGGGCACGGTTGAAATGCAGGGAAGGCTGCTGGGCTACGGATTATTCGATGGCGGTACGTTCGCCGTTACCGCCCCCACGGTCAGGATAGGCGGGGCGCCTTCAGGTAACACGGGAGAATTCTGGGTCGATCCGGCTGCCTTCCGTCAAGGTGGCTTTGCCTCGTATAGCCTGACCGGGATAAATGACGTGGAGATTGTGGCCGGCACCCAAATCCGTCCGCAAATGCAGAACTGGATACCGGATACCAGTTATCTGATCCGGCCCACCGGAAGCGATATCTCGGCTTTCAGCCGCATTGGCGTGCTGGATGAGTTGTTCCGCAGCCCGGTGAGCCTGGCGCTGGCATCGACCAGCGCCCTAAGCCGACTGGACCTGGGCAACCTGACCATGGGAGCAGGTGCATCCATCGTTACGGACCCCGGCGCTTCGGTGTCACTCTCGGCACGGGAAAATCTGAAGGTTTTGGGCACCATTGACGCTCCTGCGGGGCATATCAGCCTGCGGGTCGCGCCGGGAGTTGTTGTGGGCGCAGATGATATTGAGGAAGGCTTCGTGAGCAATCAGCATCTGCTGGTAGGCAGTAGCGCAAGATTGCAGGCGGGAAGCTTTGCACAGATCCGCAGGGACAGCGCAGATGGCCTGCGCAAAGGCAGGATGCTGGATGCCGGCAGCGTGGTATTGAGCGCGAACAAAGGCAACTTGATCCTGGAATCCGGATCGTTGATCGATGTGTCAGGGACTGGCGCCGAAATTGACCAGTTCACTACTTCAGGTGTGCAAACTATCGCCATCGCCGGTGCAGGCGGCGAAATAAGCCTTCATGCGCGGGAAGGCATAACCATCAAGGGCAATTTGCTCGGCAAAGCAGCCTCCATCCCCGGCGCTGCGGGTGGCAACCTGTCCATCGGATTGGATTTATACGATCGATCCCAAAATCCGAATGTTTCCATTAGTGGTGGCGCAATCTTCTTTCCCACCCAGGATCGCATCCTGACACTCACTTCAGATCCGGTCACCAGCCTGCCGACAACACCGGCAAACGGTACCGCCCGGATCAGCGCGCAGCAACTGCAAGCCAGCGGATTCGACCAGATCGAACTCAAAAGCACAGATGTGATCGCAATCGATGGCAGCGTGGATCTTGGCGCCAAACGCAGCCTGGTGCTGGACGCGCCAGTGCTGAAAGGCAATCCAGGCGCCTCCGCCAACCTGCATTCGGCCTATGTGGCGCTGGGAAATGTCAATGGCAAAAACCAGCCCGGGGCTGGAGACACATTGCCGGTACGCGACCCGGAAATTGGCGATGCAGCACTGACCGTCAGCGCCAGACTGGTGGATATTCGCGGCAACAGCACACTCGACGGATTCTCCACCGCGCGTTACCACAGTGACGGCGATATTCGCTTTTCTTACAGCGTGATCGATTCAACCACCAATTTCACCGGTTCGCTCAAAACCGCTGGCAACCTGATATTCCAGGCAGCCCAGCTTTATCCCGTAACCCGGGCGAATTTCACCCTCAATCCGGGGGGAACCTATGTACCCGGTACGGTAACCTTTTTATCCAATGGCGGAAGCCTCGCTGACACGCCACTTTCGGCGGGCAGCAAGCTTTCAGTCAACGCCACAACCATCAGTCAGGCAGGGGTGGTGCGCGCGCCGTTGGGGCAGATCGCCTTCAATGCGACCAGTGGCGTCGATCTGCAAGACGGTAGCGTGACCTCGGTATCCGGTGATGGCAAGCTGATTCCTTTCGGCAACGTACAGAACGGGAAGAGCTGGATTTATCAAATCAGTGACGTAGACTCCAGCCTCATCTCGGCTCCGGTAGCAAAGCAGCTCTCTCTGAATGCGCCTGCTATTTCGATCGCGAGTGGCGCAAGGGCTGATCTTTCCGGTGGCGGCGATCTGTATGCGTATGAATTTGTGGCGGGACCAGGCGGTTCGCAGGACGTGCTGGATACCCGTTATGCCGCAGCGATTCTCCCTGCCTTCAGTTCAGTCACTTCGCCATCGGCATTTGCTCCGCTCGATCATGAATATCAGATCGGCTCCGGGGTGGGTATCGGCGACAGCGTCTATCTGAGCGGTGTGCCCGGGCTGGCAGCAGGCTACTACGTCCTGCTTCCCGCCCGTTACGCCCTGCTGCCGGGCGCGTACGCGATTTCCGCTGTGAAAGGGATTCAGGATATGCCCCTTCCCGCGCTTACTGCCGCGCTCGGGTACCAGAATCTACCACTTGGCACCGTGTTCGCGCAGACGGATGGTTCCAGTATCGTGGCCGGACGTACGGCGGTTGCCGGCACGGATATTGCCGACAGCCTAACCTCCCTGTTTCATGTCACGCCTGGCAGCATAGTACGGACGCAGTCGCAATATAATGACAGTTTCTCGAACCAGTTTTTCTCTGAAACAGCGGTTTCCGGGGGAATGGCCATTCCGAAACTTGCCGCGGACGCTGGACAGCTCCAGCTCGCGGCCACCGATGCACTATTATTGAATGGCACTATCGGTTTCAACACGGCCACCTTCGTCGTTGGCAAGGATGCAAAGGGTAACGCCATTTTGCGCGATGGCCGCGGTGGCGAGGTCTCGGTGGAAGCGCCTTCCATCAGCCTGGTGGACAGTCTGGGCGCAGATGACGGCACGTTGCAATTGCAGACTTCCGGACTCAACAGCCTGGGCGCCCAGAGCCTGCTCATAGGCGGGAGACGCACAACCTCTTCTTCAGGCGACCGGCTCACAGTGGGCGCCGAGCGGGTGGAACTGCGCAATAGCGCAGCGGCCACCCTCCTCGCACCGGAAATCATTCTGGCGGCAAAGCAGCAAGTCATAGTGAAGTCGGGCAGTTCCATCAAGAGCCAGGGCACGCTGGATAACAGCGCCGGCACGCTGCAGGTGAATGGTGATGGTGCTCTGCTCAGGGTCGCAGAAACCCCACAACCCAACTTCAACCGTGTAATCGAGGACCCTTCGGCAACTCTGCTGGGCACCTTGACCGTGGAAGATCAGGCAAGGATTACGAGCACCGGCAGCGTCATCCTGGATGCCGCAGCGGATAGCCGGATTGCCTCATCGGCAAATATCGACGCTCACGCCGTTGCCCTCTCGTCGAGCAGGGTCAGCATAGGCGATTTACCCACCGGCACGAGTGCGGCTGGCCTCAACCTGACATCCACGCTGTTGTCGAACCTGAGTGGACTGACCAATCTGGCGGTACGCAGCTACAGCACGATCGACCTGTATGGTTCCCTGGTGCTGGGGAGCATTGATCTGGATGGCAAGCCTCATCTTGACAGCCTTCATCTCGATGGCTGGGGTCTGGTAGGGCATGGCGCCGGCAACAAGCTCGTGCGGGCAGCCACTGTCAACCTGACCAATCTGAACCAGGCGGCTTGTACCACGGCCTGCGCGGGTGACAGCACGGGGAGTCTGACCATTCGTGCGCTCGATGACAGCGGTGCCGCTTCCGGCCGCGTGTTCATGGGGGAGGGAGAAAAACACATCGCGGGTTTCTCCGCCGCAAATATCCAGGCTGCGAAGGACATTGCGGCGACTGGCAATGGCACGCTCGATCTGGCCAATGCCGGCGATTTGCAATTGCAAGCGGCGAGGTTGGGCACGTCGACCGGCGCGGACCAGGGTATTGCCAACGCCGATGGAAAGGTAAATATTGATCCTGCGGCAGAAGCAGGCGCAGCGCTGGCGGAAGCCGGCATAGGCGGAAAGCTTGTGATCAGCGGCACGCAGATCAGTCACGGCGGCTTGATCTCAGTGCGTGCAGGTGAGCTGACTCTGAATGCAACCGGCAGTCAATCCCAGGACGACGTTACCTTGAAGGCAGGCTCGCGCATCGATGCCTCGGGCGTCGATAAAAAACTGGGGGGGGTAAGTACATATGCGCCTGCAGGCAGGGTTAATCTTCAGTCCGCCAACGGTAACGTTGATATCAAGACGGCATTCGGGCTGCAATCCCCTGCCACGATCGATCTTTCCGGAGCGAGAGATGCAGCAAATGGCGATGACGGCGGCAATGGCAGCGATGCCGGGACCTTATCAATCAGGGCAGAGCATGGCTTCCTGGCATTGGGCGGCAACCTCCAGGCCAGCGCGGCTGACGGCAAGCACCAGGGGGCATTCGAGCTCGATGTCGGAAGCTTGGGGAGCTACTCCGGGTTGCACCAATCGCTGGCTGCCGGTGGCTTTACTCAATCAGTCGATGCGCGCATCCGTACCGGCAATGTGCTGATAGCGGCCTCCGATACCGTCCATGCCCACCAGTACAAACTGAGCGTCGATCAGGGTGCCATTACCATAGCTGGCACCATCGATGCCGGCGGCGCCACCGGCGGTCGGATCGAATTTCATGCAAACAACGATGTGACGCTGACCCATGGCGCGATCTTGCGCGCAGATGCCACGGCGACCGGTGAGCAAGGCGGAAAAGTCGTGCTGGGCACAACGGCTGGTGCGCTCGACCTTCAAACCGGCAGCCAGATCGATGTCGGCGCCGGCGCGGGTGGTGCAGGGGGCGAAGTGCTGCTGCGCGTACCGCGTATCGGCAGCGGCGCTGGCGACGGTGTGGTGGTAAATGGCGTGAATTCGGCTATCCAGGGAGCTTCCGCCACGGTGCTGGAAGCGGTCCAGATTTATCGCAATGTGGATACGTTGACTGCCGGCAGCGCGAATGGCGCCACGCTGGGCTTTGGCCAGATCGATGCTGATATCGCGGGTTTCATGGACCACAAGGGTGCGATCCTTTCGGCATTAGGTAAAACCGGTGACGGTGCCTTTCATCTTCGGCCCGGGGTGGAAGTTCAATCACCCGGCAACCTGACAATCGATAGCGACTGGAACCTCTATTCCGCCAGTCGCTCCGGAGACGAACCAGGGGTACTGACGCTGCGCGCAGGTGGCGATCTTATCGTCAAAGGGAGCATCAGCGATGGCTTTGCCACTCCAGTCCCGCGGGCCGCGCTGGGCACTGGCCCCTCCTGGTCTTATCGGCTTACAGCGGGAGCCGATATATCCGGTGCCGATCCGCTGAGCGTTGCCGTTTCGCCGGATGGCCATTTCATTCTTGCACCCGGCAAACTGATACGCACCGGCACTGGCGATATCGACGTCGCGGCCGCGGGTGACGTGCGCATTGGCTATGACAACGTGACAGATAGTTTTACCCAGCCCAATGCTTCCGCTTCTGTGATCTATACTGCCGGCGAAGCGGGCCCCGCAATTGATCCCGATTTGTTCAAAATCCCTGCGACCAGAATCGGCACCAACCCGGCCAACTACTCCATTCATGGAGGTGACATCAGTATCCGGGCGGGACGAGATATTACCAGTGTGCCCAGCAGGCAGCTGATTACGGACTGGTTGTGGCGCCGCGGAAAAGTCAACGCTGATGGCACCATTGCCGCAAACCAGAATACAACCTGGTGGGTGAATTTCGCCAACTTCCAGCAAGGGGTCGGCGCCCTGAGCGGCGGCGATATAGCGATAAAAGCCGACAATAATATCAATAATCTTTCCGCCGTCATTCCGACCAATGGGCGGCTCGCAGGCGTGGCGGGTTCCGTCCCTGATCCTGCCAATCTAGTGATACAGGGCGGCGGAGATTTGACCGTACTGGCAGGCGGAGATATCAACAGCGGCGTGTTTCAGGTTGACCGGGGCCATGCCCTGATCAACGCCGGTGGATCGCTGGGTTCCGCGCGCGCCATAAAGGACACCGCCGCCGGCGCTTCTTTAGATCCCAGCCCCATTTATACGCTGCTGGTGCTCGGCGACGGGGAAATCGATGTTCGCGCGCGCAAGGATGCCGTACTGGAGGGGGCATTGAATGCCGCTGCTTTGCCGGTATCAAAGATCAACACCTCAAGGAACCTCGGTGCATTATCTGCTTTTGGCGATAACTCCAATATTGATGCGACGTTTTTCTACACCTACTCGGCAGCCAGCAAGCTTAATCTTGCCAGTATCGCGGGAGATTTAACCCTTAATAACAGTTCCAATTCGATTAAATCAAGCCTTCCGGCTGGCGCTGGCGCATTAAGTTTAAATGCAGCCATATTCCCGGATTTGAATTTTTTGATCTACCCCGCAAGTCTCGACGCCATTGCGCTATCAGGGAATGTTCAGGTCAATGAGACCCGGTTGTTTCCTTCCGCCGCAGGTAGTTTGAATCTGCTGGCCGATGGCAACATCGACCTCGGTGGCATAGTACAAATATACGAATCCGATCCCGCGCGCGTGGCGAATCCATTCCAGCCTGTGGCGCTGCTAAAGGCCGCTGGCAAAAGCCCAATTCCAGGAGGTAGTGCGGAAATCCATCTGGATACCGCCGCTCGGCCCCTCATCCCACTACATAAGAATGACCATGAACCCATTCGTGTCGTTGCAGAAACAGGTAGCATTTTTGGCAACAGCCAGCCGATCTTTCTGCCCAAGCAGGCGCAATTCATCGCCGGCAAAGATATCAGTAACCTGAATCTTGATGGCAAGAACCTGAATGCGGGAGACTTGACCTTGTTTCAGGCTGGCCGCGACATTGTTTTCGACATCAGACAGGATGCAAGCAGCAATAAACTGCTTGGCAACCCTGATCGTATTCGCGTAGGGGGACCGGGTCTGCTGGAAATACTGGCGGGCCGCAATCTTGACCTGGGCAATAGCGCGGGCATCACTACCCGGGGCAGCACTGACGACGCGCGCCTGCCGGCGGGCGGTGCCGGCATCGTCGCGGCCGCTGGACTGGGCAGCCAGGCAACTGGCGGATTACGGCTTCCCGCCTATGCTGCCTTCATAGACCGGTACCTGGTGGCGGGCAACGCGCAGTCAGGCGCGCATCCGGCGGCGCTGACCGCCTACATGAAGCAACTCACCAGCCAGGATGATCTGACAGATGCCCAGGCGCTCGCGGCCTTTCGCGCCCTGCCCGATCCGCAGAAGCTGCCTTTCGTCTCCCAGGTTCTGTACAGTGAATTGAGGACCACCGGCCTGGAGCATAATCTCACCGGTGTCCCTTATGACCGTGGCTACGACGCCATCCAGACCCTGTTCCCGGGATCCGATTATGCCGGCGATATCAACCTGTTCTTCAGCCAGATCAAAACTGAACAAAATGGCGATATTTCGCTGCTGGCACCCGGCGGCTCGGTAGTCGTTGGCCTGACAAATCCCCCAGCTGAGCTGGCCGCATTGAAAATCGATGAGTCTGTCAGGCCGAATATTCCGGCAGCGGCCAATCTGGGCATTATGGCGTTTGGCGAGGGAGCTATCCGCGCTTTTGCCAAAGAGCATTTTACCGTCAATCGTTCACGTATCCTCACCCTCCAGGGGGGAGATATCCTGTTGTGGTCTTCCGACGGTAATATCGACGCGGGCAGAGGGGCAAAAACCGCGTCCGCGGCACCGCCTCCCGTGATTCAGACGGATGCGAATGGCAATGTTTTTGTCAATCCCAGCGGTGTGGTATCGGGAAGCGGCATCGGGCAACTGCTGACAACAGCCAGAACCACGGTGGGTTCCGTAGATCTGCTGGCGCCGAGAGGTATAGTCGACGCCGGCGATGCGGGGATTCGCGTGGCCGGCAACTTGAACGTAGCCGCTGTACAAGTGGTGGGTGCGGACAACATTCGTGTCGGCGGTGTAGCCACTGGCACGCCGGTTTCGGACAGCGGCGTGCTGGCGGGCGCCGCGGCCGCCGGTTCCAGCGTAGCTGCGGCCGCCACGAGATCGGTCGATCAAATGTCACGCGATGTAGCAAATAATCCTAACGCCGGCCTGTCAAACACACGCCAGCTGATGCCTTCATTGATTCGCGTGGAGGTGCTGGGTCTGGGTGAGTAA